One window from the genome of Helicoverpa armigera isolate CAAS_96S chromosome 4, ASM3070526v1, whole genome shotgun sequence encodes:
- the LOC110380979 gene encoding GATA zinc finger domain-containing protein 10 isoform X1, whose product MNYRQSWAQTFDQTAKMSQRLDNTKWLWCLLALQAGSIWGQARSVTVRTPPSNPSTIEAQAKFFQDFFSVQLSPYKIEFGHVCEDPNTWEQRYEKKDFKNHRDMGKVRWGDKKGGYGEHYWDLNHAGNADNIGDDGDDGSYHESHNSDPYDEPSDNLPTYGNEEYDPERASYEESGRAKRAYPKSDRPRKQERKHHKSSEQESDEEPRPRKQNRHIKEEPEPAETSHEEEYEEDHDDESYEEPKPKRQQHRKKEDNQKPKEKKQIVLVVSHKDDDDDNNQPQQQQQQQANQYTPQNQQEFSQYQTHLPQNQNVQAQTLPSQQATLPTYVPKQYLEPPRFVPYEGGAGVRQHQQPEVSAATTVPRLFLEPSTGHVVDRATGQAYVLQPIAAHNYN is encoded by the exons ATGAACTACCGACAGTCTTGGGCACAGACCTTCGATCAAACAGCCAAGATGTCACAACGTCTTGACAACACG AAATGGCTGTGGTGCCTGCTAGCTCTACAAGCTGGCTCTATTTGGGGACAAGCGCGATCAGTCACGGTTCGAACGCCTCCCAGCAATCCGTCGACCATAGAAGCTCAAGCTAAATTTTTCCa GGATTTTTTCTCAGTACAGTTGAGTCCGTACAAGATAGAGTTCGGTCACGTCTGCGAGGACCCCAACACTTGGGAGCAGCGCTATGAGAAGAAAGACTTTAAGAACCACAGGGACATGGGAAAA gtacgaTGGGGTGACAAAAAGGGAGGGTACGGGGAACACTACTGGGATCTAAACCATGCAGGAAATGCTGATAACATCggagatgatggtgatgatggtTCCTACCACGAGTCCCACAATAGTGACCCCTACGATGAACCCAGCGACAACCTACCAACCTACGGCAATGAAGAATACGACCCAGAAAGAGCCAGCTACGAAGAAAGTGGGCGAGCTAAGAGAGCGTACCCTAAATCAGATAGACCACGCAAACAAGAGAGAAAACATCACAAATCCTCTGAACAAGAATCTGATGAAGAGCCTAGACCTAGAAAGCAAAACCGTCATATTAAAGAAGAGCCAGAACCAGCTGAAACATCTCATGAAGAAGAATACGAGGAAGATCATGATGATGAATCTTATGAAGAACCGAAACCAAAGCGTCAACAGCACAGAAAGAAAGAGGACAATCAAAAACCAAAGGAGAAGAAACAAATTGTACTAGTTGTAAGCCACaaagatgacgatgatgataataatcaaccacaacaacaacagcagcaaCAGGCAAATCAGTATACCCCTCAAAATCAACAAGAATTCTCACAGTATCAAACACATCTGCCACAGAATCAAAATGTACAAGCACAGACCTTGCCTAGCCAGCAAGCTACATTGCCTACATACGTGCCTAAGCAATACTTAGAACCTCCTCGGTTCGTGCCTTATGAAGGAGGAGCTGGAGTGAGGCAGCATCAGCAGCCAGAAGTTAGTGCTGCGACCACAGTTCCAAGACTCTTCTTGGAACCCTCAACGGGTCATGTAGTAGACAGGGCGACTGGCCAAGCGTACGTGCTGCAGCCAATAGCGGCACATAATTACAATTAG
- the LOC110380979 gene encoding sex-determining region Y protein isoform X2, protein MNYRQSWAQTFDQTAKMSQRLDNTKWLWCLLALQAGSIWGQARSVTVRTPPSNPSTIEAQAKFFQYRHFPKADQFDQGHRLGSERHFTERHERAKPSEGVFSAKVRWGDKKGGYGEHYWDLNHAGNADNIGDDGDDGSYHESHNSDPYDEPSDNLPTYGNEEYDPERASYEESGRAKRAYPKSDRPRKQERKHHKSSEQESDEEPRPRKQNRHIKEEPEPAETSHEEEYEEDHDDESYEEPKPKRQQHRKKEDNQKPKEKKQIVLVVSHKDDDDDNNQPQQQQQQQANQYTPQNQQEFSQYQTHLPQNQNVQAQTLPSQQATLPTYVPKQYLEPPRFVPYEGGAGVRQHQQPEVSAATTVPRLFLEPSTGHVVDRATGQAYVLQPIAAHNYN, encoded by the exons ATGAACTACCGACAGTCTTGGGCACAGACCTTCGATCAAACAGCCAAGATGTCACAACGTCTTGACAACACG AAATGGCTGTGGTGCCTGCTAGCTCTACAAGCTGGCTCTATTTGGGGACAAGCGCGATCAGTCACGGTTCGAACGCCTCCCAGCAATCCGTCGACCATAGAAGCTCAAGCTAAATTTTTCCa GTATAGACATTTCCCGAAAGCCGACCAGTTCGATCAGGGACATCGGTTGGGCAGCGAACGTCACTTCACTGAGAGACACGAGAGGGCCAAACCCTCGGAAGGAGTGTTCTCTGCCAAA gtacgaTGGGGTGACAAAAAGGGAGGGTACGGGGAACACTACTGGGATCTAAACCATGCAGGAAATGCTGATAACATCggagatgatggtgatgatggtTCCTACCACGAGTCCCACAATAGTGACCCCTACGATGAACCCAGCGACAACCTACCAACCTACGGCAATGAAGAATACGACCCAGAAAGAGCCAGCTACGAAGAAAGTGGGCGAGCTAAGAGAGCGTACCCTAAATCAGATAGACCACGCAAACAAGAGAGAAAACATCACAAATCCTCTGAACAAGAATCTGATGAAGAGCCTAGACCTAGAAAGCAAAACCGTCATATTAAAGAAGAGCCAGAACCAGCTGAAACATCTCATGAAGAAGAATACGAGGAAGATCATGATGATGAATCTTATGAAGAACCGAAACCAAAGCGTCAACAGCACAGAAAGAAAGAGGACAATCAAAAACCAAAGGAGAAGAAACAAATTGTACTAGTTGTAAGCCACaaagatgacgatgatgataataatcaaccacaacaacaacagcagcaaCAGGCAAATCAGTATACCCCTCAAAATCAACAAGAATTCTCACAGTATCAAACACATCTGCCACAGAATCAAAATGTACAAGCACAGACCTTGCCTAGCCAGCAAGCTACATTGCCTACATACGTGCCTAAGCAATACTTAGAACCTCCTCGGTTCGTGCCTTATGAAGGAGGAGCTGGAGTGAGGCAGCATCAGCAGCCAGAAGTTAGTGCTGCGACCACAGTTCCAAGACTCTTCTTGGAACCCTCAACGGGTCATGTAGTAGACAGGGCGACTGGCCAAGCGTACGTGCTGCAGCCAATAGCGGCACATAATTACAATTAG
- the LOC110380976 gene encoding arrestin homolog, with product MLDYFALAFVVAVKVFKKTTPNGKVTVYLGKRDFIDHMDYCDPVDGVVVVDTEYLKGRKVYSQLVTTYRYGREEDEVMGLKFSKEMVIGQDQVVPMINSKMELTPVQEKLLKKLGPNAYPFTFNFPELAPSSVTLQPSEEDQGKPMGVEYCVRTYVAEQEDQKSHKRSSVTLAIKKLQHAPTSRGRRLPSSLVSKGFTFSNGKINLEVTLDREIYYHGEKVAANIIVSNNSRKSVRNIRAMVVQHVEITMINSQFSRHVASLESREGCPVTPGASLSKTFYLVPLARSNKDIRGVALDGHLKEDDVNLASSTLVPEGKCPADAIGIVVSYSVRVKLNCGTLGGELVTDVPFKLLHPAEGSIERQRFNAMKKMQSIERHRYENSLYTNEEEDNIVFEDFARLRMNEPE from the exons ATGTTGGACTACTTTGCTTTGGCGTTTGTGGTTGCAGTGAAAGTCTTTAAGAAAACAACTCCAAATGGAAAAGTTACGGTTTACCTTGGCAAGCGTGACTTCATTGATCATATGGATTACTGCGATCCCGTAGATGGAGTGGTGGTGGTGGATACCGAATACCTGAAAGGAAGAAAAGTTTACAGCCAG CTCGTGACCACGTACCGCTACGGTAGGGAGGAAGATGAAGTGATGGGATTGAAGTTCTCCAAGGAAATGGTTATCGGCCAGGACCAAGTCGTACCAATGATTAACTCCAAGATGGAGCTCACTCCTGTGCAAGAGAAGCTGCTGAAGAAGCTTGGACCTAACGCTTATCCTTTTACTTTCAACTTCCCCGAACTGGCTCCAAGCTCG GTAACACTGCAGCCCTCTGAAGAAGATCAAGGCAAGCCTATGGGCGTGGAATACTGCGTCAGGACTTACGTCGCTGAGCAGGAAGACCAGAAAAGCCACAAGAGGAGCTCAGTAACTCTTGCCATCAAGAAG cTGCAACACGCACCAACTTCCCGTGGACGTCGCCTCCCAAGTTCGCTCGTGAGCAAAGGGTTCACTTTCAGCAATGGAAAGATCAACCTTGAAGTGACTTTGGATAGAGAGATTTACTACCACGGAGAGAAGGTCGCCGCTAACATTATCGTGTCCAACAACTCTAGGAAGTCTGTCCGCAACATTCGTGCCATGGTTGTGCAACATGTCGAGATCACCATGATCAACTCACAGTTCAGCCGTCATGTAGCTTCATTGGAAAGCCGCGAAGGATGCCCTGTAACTCCTGGGGCTAGTCTGTCCAAGACATTCTACTTGGTGCCTTTGGCTCGCAGCAACAAGGATATTCGAG GTGTGGCTTTGGATGGACACCTTAAGGAAGATGACGTGAACTTGGCCAGCTCCACCCTTGTACCCGAAGGCAAATGCCCAGCTGATGCCATTGGTATCGTAGTCTCTTACTCCGTGAGGGTCAAGCTGAATTGCGGCACTCTCGGAGGAGAACTCGTGACCGATGTGCCTTTCAAACTTCTTCACCCAGCTGAAG GCTCTATTGAACGCCAACGCTTCAATGCCATGAAGAAAATGCAATCGATTGAAAGACACCGCTACGAAAACTCTCTTTACACTAACGAGGAAGAAGATAACATCGTATTCGAAGACTTTGCCCGTCTGAGGATGAACGAGCCcgagtaa